GTCGCCGCCCGTACGGTGCTGCGTCCCGTGCGCGAGCTCTCCCGCGCCACCCGCGGCCTCGCCGACGGAACGCTGTCCTCGCGCGCCCCGGTCCGCGGCCGTGACGAACTGGCCTCCCTGGCCCGCACGTTCAACGAGACCGCCGACGCGCTCCAGGCCACCGACGCGGAACTGCGCGAACAGGAGTCCCGGGCCAGGCAGTTCGCCGCGGACGTATCGCACGAGCTGCGCACCCCGCTGGCCGCGATGACCATGGTGGTGACCGTGCTGGACGAGGAGGCCGACGCCGGGACCCTGCCGGCCGACGCCGAGCAGGCGGCCCGCACGGTGAGCGCGGAGACCGCCAAGCTGACCCGGCTGGTGGACGACCTGATGGAGATCTCCCGCTTCGACGCGGGGGCGGCCGTCCTGCACACCGCCGACACCGACCTGACCGGGGCGGTCCGGGCCGCCCTGGCCCTGCGCGGCTGGGCGGATCGGGTCACGCTGCTGACCCCGGAGCGGCCGGTGGGCGTGGTGTGCGACCGGCGCCGGGTCGACGTGATCGTGGCCAACCTCGTGGGCAACGCCCTGCGGCACGGCGCCCGGCCGGTCGAGGTGGCGGTCGCGGAGCACGGGCCGTGGGCCGTGGTCCGGGTACGGGACCGGGGGCCCGGCCTGCCCCCGGAGGCGCTGGCGCACGTCTTCGACCGGTTCTGGAAGGCCGATACGGCCCGCGTACGGTCGAAGGGCCTGGACGGCAGCGGTCTCGGCCTGGCCATCGCCCGGGAGAACGCCCACCTGCACGGCGGCACCCTGGAAGCGGCCGGTGCGGCCGGAGGTGGCGCCGAGTTCACCCTGCGCCTGCCCCTCCGGCCGGAGCCCGGCGCGCGGGGTGGCGCGGGGGGTGGCCGGTGAGGCGCGCGGCCCTGCCGGCCGCGCTGCTGGCACTGCTGGTCGCGGCCGCCTGCGGGCCGACCGGGGCGCACGGGGTGAAGCGGCTGACCGGGTTGGCCGGTGTGACGGCGACGGGGGTGCTCGACGGCGGCGAGCCCGCCTCCGGCATCACCCGCGGCCTGCGCGTCTACTTCGTCGCGGACGACGGCCTGCGCCCGGTGCCCCGGCCGGGGCCGCCGCTCAAGGACCTGGCCACGGTGGTCAAGCACCTGATGGCGGGGCCCACCGAAGTGGAGCAGCGGGCCGGTTTGACGACCCTGGTGCGCGGGGGCTCGTACGAGGTCACCGGGAAGGGGGCCGAGATCGACGTGCAGATCACCCGGGTCGTCTTCGACGGCGGCGGTTCCGACGAACTCGTGAGCGGCCAGCTGGTCTGCACCCTGGCGCGGGCCCAGTCGCAGCTGGTGCCCGGGATCCGGCCGGACGAAGTGCGGGTGACCCTGGGGAACCAAGGCCCCTTCACCTGCGCCGACTTCCGCAAGAACTGACCGTGCCCGGCCTGCGGCCGGGCCTCAGGCCGGCGCCGCCCCCGCCGCGGTCCGGTAGGGGCGGAAGAACGCGCGCAGTTCCTCGGCGTAGAGCTCGGGCTCCTCGAACGCCGCGAAGTGGCCGCCCCGCGCGGGCTCGGTCACCCGCACGGTGTTCGCGGTGCGCTCCAGCCAGGCCCGGGGCGGGCGGACGACGTCGCCTGCGAAGATCGAGAAGCCGGACGGCACGTCGACCCGGCGGGCGTGCTGCGCGGGCGGAATCGCGGCGTTGGCGCGGTACATGCGCATGGACGAGCCGATCGTCCCCGTCAGCCAGTAGAGCGTGACGTTGGTGAGGATCTCGTCCTTCGTGAAGCTCCGCTCGACGTCTTGGCCGCAGTCGCTCCACGCCCGGAGCTTCTCGACGATCCACGCGGCGAGCCCGGCCGGTGAGTCGTTCAGTCCGACCGCCGCGGTCTGGGGCTTCGTGCGGTGCACGGCGGCGTAGGCGCCCTCGGTCGCGCCCCAGGCGGCGGCGCCCGCCAGCCAGGCCCGCTCCTCGGGCGCGAGGTCCGCCGGGTCGCCGGCGAAGACGGGCAGTCCCGCGTCGGTGCGGTGCACGGCCACGACCCGGTCGGGGTGGTCCAGCGCGAGGTAGCGGCTGACGTGGCTGCCGACGTCCCCGCCCGCCGCGCCGAAGCGGTCGTACCCGAGGACGCCCATGAGTTCGGCCCAGAGCCCGGCGACGGCGACCGCGTCGAGGGGCGCACCGGTGGGCCGGTCGGAGTAGCCGAACCCCGGCATGTCGGGGACGACCACGTCGAACGCGTCGGCGGGGTCGGCCCCGTGGGCGCCGGGGTCGGTGAGCAGCGGGACGACCTTCGTGTAGCGCCAGAACGAGTCCGGCCAGCCGTGACTGAGGACGAGCGGCAGGACGGGCCCGGCCGGTGCGACGGCCCGGGCGTGCACGAAGTGGATGCCGAGGCCGCCGAGCGGCAGCCGGAACCGCGGCAGCCGGGCGAGCGCGGCCTCCTGGGCCGGCCAGTCGAAGCCGTCCGCCCAGTAGGCGACGAGTTCGCGCAGGTAGCCGAGGTCCGCTCCGAGGGACCACCCGGCGTCCTCGGGCACATCGGGCCAGCGGGTGGCGCGCAACCGCGCGCGCAGGTCGTCGAGCGCGGCGGGGGTGGCCGACGCGCTGAACGGCTCGGGGCGGGGAGAGGCGTCCGGCATGGGCCGCATCCTACGGTCCGCGCCGGGCCCGGCGAAGGCCCGACACCGGCCCGGCCGCCCCTCGGGGGCCCCGCCTAGTCGGTGGGTTCCTGCGGTGGCGGGCTCGCGGACGGGCCCGATCCGGACGGGCCCGCGCCGTCGGATCCGGCGGGCGTCGCGGTGTCCTCGGCATCCGGTGCGGGGGCCGGGTCCGGGGTGCGGTCGGGGTCCGGCGCGGAGGGCTCGTCCGCGGCTCCGGCGCCGTCCGGTGCGGCCGATTCCTCCCCGTCGGCGGTCGGCTCCTCGCCGGGCCCGGTCTTCCGGGGCGCGGTGGGCTCGGAGGTGCGCGTCCCGGCTCCGGGCAGGTCGGGGGCCTGCTGCTCGCGGGTGGGCGGGAGGTCGGGAGTGACCGGGTGGCGGCTCTCGGGAACGGGCGGCGGCAGTTCGGGGCCCTGGTTCGGTTTCATGTTCTCTCCTCACGGCGTGCTGACCGCCTACCCCCGAACCGGCGCTTCACCGCACCGCGGAAGTCGCCGCCCGGCAGGCCGCCCTCGACGCGCTCGTGGCGACGTACGCCCCGGAAGCGGACAAGGACGGCACCCGGCTGGTGGCGATCCGTCTCGATTGAGCCGACCGGGCCGGGGGGACGGCGCGTGGAGCGGCCCGCCTCTGGCTACAAACATGATCACCGGGCATGCTTCCCCCATGGAAGATGCGAACATTCCGGCCCCCGCGGCCGGCCCGCTGGGGCGTCAGTACGCCAGCGGGCC
Above is a window of Streptomyces subrutilus DNA encoding:
- a CDS encoding sensor histidine kinase, which translates into the protein MNRPAPGAVRRASARGLPFGGLRTRLIAAFVLVAVGSAGTATALAYRDARTAVLTRAQNTAANDFRARLGEVAGQFDLPADRAALDRFAAEVARRLPGAPAVEAVYGDLTAASDADADRTRITQDLRQAVRSGGRLRFQRVEHAGEPYLVVGTPVTYTEDGRPSGLDAYMITSLRAEQEDTGALLVSVRDGLLPVVAVAALLALVAARTVLRPVRELSRATRGLADGTLSSRAPVRGRDELASLARTFNETADALQATDAELREQESRARQFAADVSHELRTPLAAMTMVVTVLDEEADAGTLPADAEQAARTVSAETAKLTRLVDDLMEISRFDAGAAVLHTADTDLTGAVRAALALRGWADRVTLLTPERPVGVVCDRRRVDVIVANLVGNALRHGARPVEVAVAEHGPWAVVRVRDRGPGLPPEALAHVFDRFWKADTARVRSKGLDGSGLGLAIARENAHLHGGTLEAAGAAGGGAEFTLRLPLRPEPGARGGAGGGR
- a CDS encoding epoxide hydrolase family protein: MPDASPRPEPFSASATPAALDDLRARLRATRWPDVPEDAGWSLGADLGYLRELVAYWADGFDWPAQEAALARLPRFRLPLGGLGIHFVHARAVAPAGPVLPLVLSHGWPDSFWRYTKVVPLLTDPGAHGADPADAFDVVVPDMPGFGYSDRPTGAPLDAVAVAGLWAELMGVLGYDRFGAAGGDVGSHVSRYLALDHPDRVVAVHRTDAGLPVFAGDPADLAPEERAWLAGAAAWGATEGAYAAVHRTKPQTAAVGLNDSPAGLAAWIVEKLRAWSDCGQDVERSFTKDEILTNVTLYWLTGTIGSSMRMYRANAAIPPAQHARRVDVPSGFSIFAGDVVRPPRAWLERTANTVRVTEPARGGHFAAFEEPELYAEELRAFFRPYRTAAGAAPA